The Megalobrama amblycephala isolate DHTTF-2021 linkage group LG10, ASM1881202v1, whole genome shotgun sequence DNA segment ATAAGTGTTGCAAttcaaaaaattacaaaaggaAACATGAAAGCAGAAAAGCTAACGTGTCCATCTCTGGAAAACCCCCATTGCCCACCGTGTGTCAGGAAACACACTCATGACTCCCGACTCCTCACCTCGCTTCCTGTGAGGATATGGCGAGCCAGTTTGACCTTGGCGAAGTTGCCCTTTCCAATGGTTTTTAGTAGCCGGTAATTCCCAACAAGAGGGTGCACATCATCCAATCCTGAGCCAGAATTTCGGTTTCGACCACTCGACCTCACAGATCGAGAGGTCACCTCCCCTCGGCCATGGCCATTCGTTGTATGCTGTAAGAATTCAAAACACATGTAAATTACaaacaacaagaacaaaaatttaaaacttaaagggatagttcacccaaaaactgaacctcaagccatcctaggtgtatatgactatcttgtttcagacgaacacaattaaagatatttaaaaatataacactTCCAAGCGTTATAATGGTAGAGAACGGGGAGGACGGCGATTTTCAAGGTCaaaaaaatccatcataaaaataatccatacggctccagaggtcttctgaagtgaagtgatgggtttttgtaagaaaaatatccatatttaaaactttacaaCCTAAAATAACTAGCATCCGGCAGACAGCCGTATGGATACTGCGTAATTCAACCTGTATCACATGAGTAACCCCCGACatgatgtatgacgcaggatgtatgAGTATTgcaagcttagacgcctctcgcggtttaaacaaatacggctgggcaacaaactcaagctcctcttctcttatatcgaaatgtATCCGACATTTCTCTataaaaattcttgttttagacttctaattcgtgaccggtgttttattttgctctatcctctgcgcttccgtgTTTGTCAGGTTAGGGGTCACTGTTCCTCCATAAATCGATGTGTACGGCCATCTGCCAGAAGCTAGCTATTAtagttaataatgttttaaatatggatatttttcttaccaatacccatcgctttgcttcagaaggcctttattaacaccctggagccgtatggattatttttataatggatgaaTGTATTTATTAGGCATCAAAATCatgccccccattcactaccattataaagcttggaagagccaggatattgttaaatatatctctgattgtgttcatctgaaagaagatagtcatattcacctaggatagcttgagggtgagtaaatcatgggataattttcatttttgggtgaactatcgctttaatCCCTCCCAAAATTTCCAAATTATAATTACAGTCTTGCTCATTTTATCCCAGAATTTGCCCTTCAGGAATTTCCACAATTTCCACCAGTCATACAAAGACAAGATATTTGGCAACAAACACAAAAGGTCCCATCAGAGCAGAAATCACTAATATTGACTCCACCCATGCAGTTTCAGATCAGCACACTCGCATCAATCAACACcccaaaaacattttatttattattgtgccACTGTCACAAATAAAATTATACCATGAGTCATCAGCATTTACATTTAGCTACTACTTTTTCAAAGACgtcaaaaatgttttacaaaagTTAATCGAACCAAGTCTGAAATTGAAAACACTGAtcagaaattaaaaaacaaaaatcccaCACAATATAAGTTAATCCCATTACGCTAACATTTCCCAAGGTCTCTTGTAACCTTGTGACAGGACCTCTGTGCAACATACACCAGGTTACAAATAACAGTGAGACTAAATGAATTGTTCCATTCAGAGGTCATGAGCTCAACAGGATGATGTTTAGTAAGTCAGTGAGACTCATGTGGTACTAACACCTCTGTATGTAAGGGTACGCTGACACTGCGCTATACAATGTCCCCACTAAATCCTGCATATTGTCCTGGACGCCCGACTTGACCGTTATCCACAAAGCTCTACCTAATAAGAGTTATAAATCCACCAACACTCTAACATTTGATAACAAATGTTATACAACATAACCACAGAAATGACATGACCCCCTGCAATCAAACGCAAAGAACGATCTTGAATAAAGGTCACTTACGCTTATGCTTGCACGATGCCTCATATTAGATTGTGATCctctcatttttgtttttgcaagttAAATGGCATTGAACCAAACAGCCCTATCTTATCTTTTCTAACTCATCAATACTCTCCCATCCACCAACACCGATACTGACAAGCTGCATCACTGCTGGAGTCTTTTTGAcacccaatgtgtgtgtgtgtgtgtgtgtgtgtgtgtgacagagatTTTTGGGGCGGGTGGGGCTGAGTGCATGGGTGATTGATACCTCATTTGACTTAATTTACCCCATCAAAAGTGAGCGAGAGTTGTGCATTAATATATGTACATTCTGGTAGGACACTATAATTgttaataacatttaataacCTATACAGATAGCTAGAAGAACAATAGACAGAacaataaacagaacaatagacagaaagatagaacaatagatcaATAATTGAGCGATGGACCGATACAGATGACAGACTGAAAGACAGACgcatagatagacagatgcaGTGGAAAAGTCAAAGACCATAACTAAATGCTCATTCTTCACAGGCACCTTTAAGGGGGACCTGCATTAGCACGCGTGCTTATGTCACCTTCCCTCACTGCTGACGTATGAGCAGTAACCTATAGGACAGACTGACGCCAATGCGCAATATCTGCATCCTATTGGCGCATTAAACATGCAAACCCACGCATCACTCACTAGTGTGCAGGGCTTTAACTAATCAAGCATATGTTGCACGAATTAAGCAGAAAAGCAGCCAAATTACCGATGCCCTGGACCCCATGCGTCACTTCAGCCTGGTGCCCCATCTGTCCAAAGACTGGCACGAGACTGCTAATCCACTTAAAGCACATAAAACACTATATGGGATGCGACACTGCCCTTAATTCTGGAGGAAATGAGCTGAGTGATTTTAAAAGGCAGCTTCGTTTTGAACAAAAAcgctgtctaggtaggcagctcactaggtgtTGAGACACAGCCATGCAATGCGACTCGACGAAGTCAAATATTACACTAATAAGTGATAGAAATTAACATAATTGGGTCAGTTATTACTGACTGTTAACCAGATATAAAACATAAACAGTCTACTTACGTTTTCAGCCTTCCGCTCGTTGACGGTGGGCAGGGGGGCTCTTGTTGTTGACATAGTGTTGATGGAAAGCTGCTTTCCCGGAATTACAATTTAAGCAGCAGGTTTTGCGTTGCAGCGAAGGGGGGAATATATCTGACCGATTACACGAGTGGTCAATATCATTGATTTGCTTCTAAAGCAGGTAACAAAGTTGTTAAAAGTTTGGGAGAAATATTCCTGACGTTACTGCGTTTTATTACCGAGCGCGCGCCATCTAATAGATCCCTGAAAAGCGAACGAGGCCGGTTAACTTGTGCACTGTTAAAAACATAATACTTTCAGGCCTGGCGTCGCTGTCTGCTTCATATTTCGGATGTCCGGTTCAAGTAAGAATAGAGAAAATTGCACTTCACGGGGCCTCCGCTGCGATCTCCCCCAAAGACAATCTGCTCATCGAGCGATCCTTCAAATGGACTGTCCGGTACATTCACTGGTAACGGCAGCAGCGGGGTAAAGCGGGTAATCACAGGCGTCGGAGCCGCAGGGAAGTTACACTCGTTGACGGTTCCATTCCACCCGAACAGCCGCTTCTGTCGCCTCTCGTTCAAAGCGAGATCCAAGATGGCTGCCCAACAGCGCAGGAGTTTCGAGGCGAGCCCTGAGCGAGACAGAGGAAGTGAGGAAACAGAAAGATCCCTGTGCTCATTGGAGAGCGCCGCATCCCTCAGGGAGCTGTAGGTGTTCATATGGAAAAAAGGAGAAAACTTCGTCATACCATAACAACTGTGACACACCCTGTTCAATTGAAGTGTAGTTTTACCATGTATGGTTTGATCGTTATGGCAAATCAAaacaaagtttttttaaataattggcCAGTGTGCTTAACTCAAAATGCActtttgagaaatattattaaacatattgTACACTGACGTGAGATGTAAACTAGATTTATTACAGCCTTTCAGAAACAGCTGTTTTGTTCTACAACATGGAGCGGGTCGCCCCCTtgtgggcgccgccatgttgaGATCTTGGCctgggtagcgtttcccaaaagcatcgtaaatTGATCGTAGCGCCCTGGTGAGGAGGacataaaggtttttttttttgtttttgttttttgccctttatttatttattttttttttttttattaaatgtttaacagaaaagggaaaaaaacagtaataacaATTGTCAtcatataacaataaaacaatacgcCAGAGTCCAACAGTCTTTCAGTCCAGATTAAGTGCCAATTCCTTAAACACATCCATTGTTCTCAAAGCCTTCAggttttcagaaaattcaattgagtcaaaatacattttcatctcttttttaaatcttaaaaaaagagGTTTGTACtttgaaaatttacatttatgaatgtgatacttaaaaaaaaaaaggtttataaaataaatatcatttttcttttcacattcatgaaagccaaaaattacatttctataggtaaatttgaaatttggattcacataacatttaataaagtcACAAATGTCACACCAGAATGCAAttccaaaataaatgtaaagtaaaCGAAAAAGAACAGAGGGTATTAATATCATTCTTAAGTCTTCTTAGAGAACACTTATCTGGGTAAAACCTATGAATTAACTTAAAGGTtatttctcttattttgttagTTATCAGATACTTGTGAGGTAATGTCCAAACTTTTTTCCAGGCAATGTTGCTTACAAGTCCATTCCAGTAAGAAATTACATATGGCACAGAAACACAAGGAGGACATAAAGTACATCCAAACAAAACAAGGAAACAAAACAAtgtaacaataaaacaaaaatattccttacaaaacattaattttgtaatgatgaatttcattttaatgtaatgttttgaatatatgttctTCCACCTGAATCATCAGTTTACCAGCAGGTTCTCAACTGGGGGGCCATATAACTTCCAAGGGGGCTTCaagataattttaaaaaaatacttaaaattattttttctatatttatttcagaataagtaaataataaaacatgtataaAATCAAGTAAACAGAATATATAAATTCTCATTAAAGTACAGACATCTCCATGTCTGTGACCATCATGACATCTGTTTACCAAGCTTTGATTACTGATCCTCCAATAAAtatgactattaaaaagaacacCTGAACATCagtttacaaataaaatatacataaaatatgaCATATATTACTATGCTCTTATAGTTATTTtggataaatgtaaaaaaaaaatttagaacacataaatatgcattgttttaataaatagaaaattaTACTGTTAATGTAAATATGCAAAATAGAATCGGTTTtggttgttgctgttttttgaTAGTGtaagtaatgtttatttaacataaatgtGTCAACATCAAGTGTAACtggaacatgaatttacatgaaaaacaagcaaataaacaacaacagaaaataCTCATTTCAGAATATTGCTGCATGCCGCTAGTATATACAGATATTATCTACATAATATGTGCAAGGTTAAATGTAGTGCAGACATTATGTCAGTAAGACTTGCTATAATCAAAACATTTTCAGGCtgcatttgacattttaattaaatgtcaaAAGTAAATGTCATCAAAGACAGAGGAGCTCCTACAATGGCGGATCTCGGAGGAAAGGGGAAGTGCCTGGACCCCTAAAAAAAATGGTGGAACTTGGAGTCAAAGAAGGTTTCTGAGCCACTGATCTACAACCATATGCCAGTTTAGAGATGAATCATCAGTTAGATGTCATGATGTATGTTGCCATCTAGTGGCCATTTTATGCTTGACGTTCAACCATTAGTTGTTTCCCACAATAATGGCAGTTATCTTGGATAAATGTTACTACTACACTAGCTCTCAATAGATGTCTTAAGAACAGCCAGGCTGAGTCTAAGGAGCAGCCTGTGTTCTTTTAAGCCAATCAGAAATAATCACTTTTTTTTGGAGTGTGGTTTTGGTGAGAAGACATGTGGTTGAAGGGAGTGCTAGAATCAAATGATGCTAAAACTGAGATTTTTAATCATACATTTCACAGACTCTAGttaataaatcaaaatagaCCATATAACGTACagcaaaaacctttattttatgattacaagaaaaaagaatCAGATGTACAGTATAAGCAAACCAATGAATCAAAGTCAAGCTCACAATACAACAAAATTGCTCGATACAGACAATAAAGCTCAAAAGTTCTTAATACTTTAGCAGCAAGTCAATGAAAGAGCTATATTAAAACCATTCTTGTAAATCAAATTTAACCAAGGAGAAAGTGGGACAAAACAAGATTGGGGCTAAACAGGAGGCCACTGTGATCCATTTCATCATTACAACAGGAAGTAGCAAGGTTCCAGGATGGCAGCTGCTGTTTCACTTGTCATTTCTTTAAATGGCATCAATATCAAGGTCGTCGTCCTCTTCAGCTTTCTCTGGCTGAACGGCCTCCACCTTTAGCTCTCGCGCAGAGGAAGAGTACACAACCTGAAGACCAAAGAGTGTTCAAATGAGAAAGATGAAGAATCAGAACATCACACAAGCCTTTCTCAACCTTTCTCTAATTGTAGCCCAGAGAAAACTAATGTAATTACACTAATTACAGTCCCAGGGCTCCTCCTGACAGTTAAAATATAAAGCAGTTTCTCTAATTAACTACTACAGATTAACAGTTTCTGTGCGcaattacacacacatattatacacgcacatatattatatatatagtagtcaacatttgaagtggatcaaaaaagttcatcaaagttgtcctaagaagaaggttttaagACAACTTTGATGAATGGTTTTggtccacttcaaatgttggactactgtatattatattatatgaatgAAGAGTTTCACTGCAAAAACCTCCAAGTCTGtctatgtttaggttcagtaatttcacttttatggcaatgaaaaggttattagtcagttattgaaatgccttactttcaaaaatgtcactagTCAATTCATTGGTATTTAACAATTTTTGCAAAAACCTCCAAGTCCACCTCTTTGGATAACAAGAGTAAAACGTTTGATTCTGtcagtttacagcagaaaaaggAAATCCTGTCATTGCCACTGTAACAATGGATAAAACATGATTAACACTTGCAGCTTGGCAATTGAAAGCCGGCTCATGCGTACACCGTCATTCATCTTGAAATCATATGATTCGATTTGCGTGTTCCGAGTGGTTGTTCTGtggacttagaggcttttgctgacaaagggaAGTGGCGTATAGTGGTTTCTGCCAACAAACTTATAACTATGTGCGGAGAGCATTTGCTCAACATCATCATTTTTGATGAAGGTGGCATTTAGCAGCTTTTGCATCTGAATTCTTCATGTATATAGCAGACCAGGATATGGGATGGATATggaatatacatttttctttttcccaTATCATCATGGTTCacatggaagcttgtttcaggCATGGAATAAAATGAATTGTGACTTCTCCCCTAGCAACTCCAACTTTATTTCAGGggggaaaaattaaaattgcgagataattgtgagaaatagtcagaattgaggGTTTACGTCATTGCCATTTCATCATTACATTATTAATTCTCTGAACTTCGCAATTgcgaaaaagtcagaattgtgtgataagtCACTGTGataagatttgtttttattcagaaacaaatatatatagcAGATATAAatagcagaaacaagcttccataggctCAAGTGTTAATGAAACAGCTACACTACATTCTTGAGAAATGGCTGAAGCCTGAGGAACAACCAATTCTTCCAAGGCCTGAGATAAAAAATTCTGCAGCTATAGCTAAAGGGACAATCTGCTCATAAATAAATTGAGCTAATCCAAgagttcaaaataaaaaataaaaaatggggATGAAATTACCTCAACATTTTCAtcatcttcctcctcctctgctTCACTCCCCTCACTCTCCTCCTCAGCCTCTTTCAGCCATTTGACAAAGGGAGCCGCCTTGGCATGGATCTCTTTGGCCAGCTCCTTGGAAACGTACTTCTTTGATaccttaaaacaaaacaaaagacattttattcaagATTCACAGTTCATACCAAACTTGTTCCTGATCTTATAACATGCTCCATCATGTatgtaaaattgtgaaatgcaCACCTTCTCTGCCCATGTGAGTATGACATCCTCCTCCAGTAGGTCTGCATCATAGAGGTCTTTGAGAACGATGGGCACTCGTGGCAGCAGCTGACTTTGATGAAGCTTCACCAGACACTCAAATCCTCCCAGCAGATACTTCTGAGCTTTCTTATCGTTGTGGCAGAACTGCAAGAAAGGAGAACTGGAACTTTCAGCACTGCGATTATGTGGTAAAACTACGTACATTTATCAGATGTAAGCATTTCATTTGTCATCTTTCGCAGACACAAGTATGTTGAGCTAGATAAACAGTTTTGCACCAGTAGAGCATTTTTAACAGCTTCATCTTTATCATTATCTCAGCAAGTGAAAACTGGTAGATATCAAAGATGCCGATTCAAAAGTGGCATTTAAATAGCTAGTCAAGACTTAAATTTAGCATGGCTTTACACAGCTTGTAGGCAGGTCTCAGTGTCCTGCTATAAATATTCATCTATCACTAGGCCAAGACGGAAACATTCAAAATCTGTCAAACTGAAATGTATGAAATGGAGCTGAGAGTACCTACACTCAGCTTAAGGCAGAAATTaaattagccaaaatatttaataaattaacacaaGTGACAGGGGTGTTCCAATTAGTTCTGTACATGCAGATCCTGTGTGAGACAGTCTATCACATTTCAAATTAGAAGAGTGTTTTTTTTGAAACAGTACCCGCAGAAAGTGACGTTTGTATTTCTTGATTTGGTCTCTAATGTTCTCGTCAAAGAGCAGTTCACTCAAGATGAGCGGTCCCATGGCTCTCACATCCAGCCTTTCTGCTTCAGCCAGAATCTCCTTATCGGCAGAGCCAATTGCTCCACTCTCTTTCTTTTGCTGgttagaaaaagaaatatgCTTGAGTCCTAGTGACATTAATAGATCTTTggttatttaaacattcatgttAATGGAATTTTAAATCTAATTCATATAAGGTAAACTACCATTGAAAAGTTGAGtcagtaaaatgttttataaaaacagtaatttttttttccaagaagagtaaaatgtttttggaaaCCTAGAGTGGCATTACTTACTTTGACAAAGTTGTAGAACATGTTGACCCTCTCTTCCAGGGGTTTCTCCAGGTCCTCGCTGAGGGTCAGGTTCTTAGCATGGTCACTGATCTCCTCCATACGTCGACGCTGAGCCTCCTCTGTGGTTTCCTCTGCCCAGTCATCGTCGTCCTCACCATCCTACACATTACCCACAAACATACACTTAAATGTACTGGTTACCaataacattaaattaatattcatgGGTATCTCTTACCACAACATCTGGTGCATCTATGTCATTATGGTTCCCAGCCTCGCCACTACCCGAGCCATTCTCCTTATCcttctttctgtttttcttctctttctccttCTTCTCTTTCACACAACTGCTATCACTCTCTGCATTTCAAACAGATTAGATCTTAAAAATTGAGCTTAGAAAGCTTATATGAAATGCTAAAATTAGAAGTTTAAACAGCAAACGGTTTTAAACCCATTTTCTACAAACTTAAAGCATACATTTCTAACAGCAGTAGATGCATTTTAACACCCCGCAACAGCACCAACTCACCAGGTGGGTTTTTGAGGATGAATGTGCAGAGTTTGTGCCGAGTGTCCAGCATTCCCCGATTACCACAAGCCTTGCAGGAGCTTCCGATGGTCTGCTTCTTTGGGTTAACATGCTGCAAATTAAACATCAGATACTATGAGGACCATTTCTGAAAATAAAAGGATTTCTGAATTGAAAGGTTTTAATTTTCACTTTTCAAAAACCATGAGAGGATTGGATTGCAGTGTTTTTAAACATCAGCTGAAAATGTGGAACTATGGAAGAAACTTGCTATTACAAGGTATTGCAGTGGTTTATTCGAAACTGTGCAAGTGTTCACTGGCATTATTAGATAAATCAGAAGTAGTTTCTCTTaagtttcttaaaaaaaaaaaaaaaaaaaaaaatacatatacataGTTTTAACACTTATAATTGTGTAAATTAAACTGTAATTAAAGCTAGGCTAAACAGCCACAATCAATATAAGAACAATTTTATACCACTCCAATATATAACAGACTTGCAGACTGAGACAATTAGTGTTATTGttagttaaaattaaaactattaaaaaatgtttattgaaataaacttgcaataaaatataattattagatgaaaaacttaaaggtgcccttgattcaaaaattgaatttaccctggcatagttaaataacaagagttcagtacatggaaaagacatacagtgagtctcaaaccccattgtttcctccttcttatataaatctcatttgtttaaacgacctccgaagaacaggcgaatctcaacataacaccgactgttacgtaacagtcggggtgaacgccccaatatttgcataatgccagcccacgttcccaacaaTTAtcaaagggattacacaagggcaggcagtattaacgtctggagctgcacacagccgaatcatcagactaggtaagcaagcaagaacaacagcgaaaaatggcagatggagcaataataactgacatgatccatgatatcatgatatttttagtgatatttgtaaattgtctttctaaatgtttcgttagcatgttgctaatgtactgttaaatgtggttaaagttaccatcgtttcttactgtattcacggagacaagactgtcgttattttcattttttaaacacttgcagtctgtataatgcataaacacaacttcattctttataaatctctccaacagtgtagcaatagccgttagccacggagcccAGCCTcagattcactcagaataaaacttttaacatcaaaataaatactttactcacataattcgaagcatgcatacagcatgcatgacgaacatcttgtaaagatccatttgagggttat contains these protein-coding regions:
- the LOC125276665 gene encoding eukaryotic translation initiation factor 5-like, with amino-acid sequence MSVNVNRNVSDQFYRYKMPRLIAKVEGKGNGIKTVIVNMVDVAKALNRPPTYPTKYFGCELGAQTQFDAKNDRYIVNGSHEANKLQDMLDGFIRKFVLCSECDNPETDLHVNPKKQTIGSSCKACGNRGMLDTRHKLCTFILKNPPESDSSCVKEKKEKEKKNRKKDKENGSGSGEAGNHNDIDAPDVVDGEDDDDWAEETTEEAQRRRMEEISDHAKNLTLSEDLEKPLEERVNMFYNFVKQKKESGAIGSADKEILAEAERLDVRAMGPLILSELLFDENIRDQIKKYKRHFLRFCHNDKKAQKYLLGGFECLVKLHQSQLLPRVPIVLKDLYDADLLEEDVILTWAEKVSKKYVSKELAKEIHAKAAPFVKWLKEAEEESEGSEAEEEEDDENVEVVYSSSARELKVEAVQPEKAEEDDDLDIDAI